A stretch of the Aegilops tauschii subsp. strangulata cultivar AL8/78 chromosome 4, Aet v6.0, whole genome shotgun sequence genome encodes the following:
- the LOC109781953 gene encoding dirigent protein 21-like, which yields MAGSKTLLLLLCAAAAAAMLSPASAADDLTKFKVYFHDVLAGKSPTAIRIAQAASTNSSSTFFGAVVAIDDPLTTGPAVTGSAKSKDEVGRAQGSYTFADQATFGLLMNMNFVFTAGDYKGSSLTIYGRNEVLSAVREMSIIGGTGKFRMARGYVEASTVDSGAKSGETVVEYTIHVKAAAA from the coding sequence ATGGCCGGCAGCAAGACATTGCTCCTCCTCCTGTGcgcggcggctgcggctgcgaTGCTGAGCCCGGCTTCCGCGGCGGACGACCTGACCAAGTTCAAGGTGTACTTCCACGACGTGCTAGCGGGGAAGAGCCCGACGGCGATCCGGATTGCGCAGGCGGCGTCCACCAACAGCTCCTCGACCTTCTTCGGCGCGGTGGTGGCCATCGACGACCCGCTcaccaccggccccgccgtcaCGGGCTCCGCCAAATCCAAGGACGAGGTGGGCCGCGCGCAGGGGAGCTACACGTTCGCCGACCAGGCCACCTTCGGGCTCCTCATGAACATGAACTTCGTGTTCACCGCCGGGGACTACAAGGGCAGCAGCCTGACCATCTACGGCCGCAACGAGGTGCTTTCGGCGGTGAGGGAGATGAGCATCATCGGGGGCACGGGCAAGTTCCGGATGGCTCGCGGCTACGTCGAAGCGAGCACCGTGGACTCCGGCGCCAAGTCCGGCGAGACCGTTGTCGAGTACACTATCCACGTCAAGGCTGCTGCGGCGTAG